The genomic region GGGGCGAGGGCCCGTTCCGCGTGGGGCTGTACAGCGGCGAGGTGAGCACGGCGCGGGCGCTGGAGGAGGCGGACGGCCCGCGGCAGAGGCTGCTGATCGTGGTGCGGGACCACGGGGAGCCGCCGCGCTCGGCCACGGCCACGCTGAGCGTGTCGCTGGTGGAGGGCGCCGAGGCGGCGCTGGCGGCggtgggggcggtgggggcggTGTCGGTGTCGGCGggggcggggctgcggccggcgGCGAGCGCGGAGGGCGGATCTGCGGCGTCGGGAGCGTCGGCGGCGACGAACGTGTGGCTGGTGGTGGCCATCTGCGCGGTGTCGAGCCTGTTGGTGCTGGCGGTGGTGCTGTACGGGGCCGGGCGCTGGGCGCCGCGGGCGGCGGTGCTGGCGGGGCCCGGTCCGGCGACGCTGGTGTGCGCCAGCGAGGTGGGCAGCTGGTCGTACTCGCAGCGCCAGAGCCGGAGCCTGTGCGTGGCCACGGACGGCGCGGGCAAGAGCGACCTGATGGTGTTCAGCCCCAACTGCCCTCcggcgcccggccccgcgccgaaGGAGACGCCGCAGGAGCCGCCCTCTTTGCTGGACACGGTCAGTGCCATTCATGCCTTGCTTTCTTCCTGCTATGATTGTATGAGTAACAGTATAAATTCCTTCGTTTAACTGTGTGTACTTTAGTAAGAATTTTTGGAGTCATTGTAAATCACCAAGTGTGATCTGCATATTGTCTGCCAGGTTCTCTGTGTATGGCACAGTTCGTCAGGTTTCATCGGGTTTACTGCTGTCGTCTGTTGGAGGGGTCTGTGGAAGTGGCAGTCAGCTTTATGGTGctaaatgcatatttttcacatttgttgGAGTGAATGTGGTAGTAGCACACGGTAGAGCTTGGGCTTTTTCTCCAGTGAATATGGACTTTATATGTAAGTCCCTGCCCGTGAGAGAACACATCATCATTGAGAAGACTACAGAGCTTGTCAAGGAACACAAATGGGAGATGTTTATTGTCTTCTGAATCCTTGTGGGAGTGGGGACATGGTATTGGAATGCTCATACTGTCTTTTAAAGCCATAGGCTTTTAGTCTTGGTTGTTCTTAGGAGGGGGGGATCTTGTCTGAAGGAAATGGTGCTGCTAGGTAGAAGAGGAAGAGAGTCACTGAACAAGAGTTGGAAAATGCCAGCTGAGCTGGAGATACTATTTGACAAGGGATGGGTAATGGGTTGCCAGtagaaaagctggaaaagagaCGGAACGCATAGTGCTGCTTGGCCTGGATCCCCTCAGAACCTCCTGAACGTCACGTGTCAGGTTTTAACATCGGAGGATGTGTGCTATTCATACTTCTACACTACTGCCTCACTGTATCTGTTGGAAGCATCTTTTGGCTGTCTTCCCTGGGCTTCCTCTTGCCTCGGGGAGAGGAGCATTTAGTAAGCTTTGAGCATCACAGGAGATATTGTCTTTGTTGGGACATGGGGAGCCTGCCAACCCAGTGACTGGTGACAGCAGGTCCACCTGTGTAGTGTGATGGGCTTCTCTAATTCTGTGTTTCCTCACTCCTTGTTGCCCTTGTGGCATTCCTGCTTCTGAAGACATCTGCCACATGCACCTTTATTCACTTGTGTTAGAGTATGGCATTTTGTTGTTCAAAGAAGGAGTTTTTCCCAGTATTGGTGTTTTTGGCTGAATTGTCTGAACTTCACTGCAGTCTTCTCAgtggttgttttgttgcttgGGACGAGAACAAATGCTCTCTGTATTCCATATGTTGGCAAGCCTTGTGTTTCAATAATATGGAATGGGATCTTTTCTCCTGCCAGAAAAATGTCCAactcagttgtttttcttctctgtcattAGAAATATGTGGGTGACAGAAATATGTGGATGAGATGTAGTGCCCTGTGTTCTGGCTGCTTTCATTTGGCAGACGTTTGAGCAGTTGGCCATGAGTGTGGGGTCTGACTTTTCCACTCTAGTGTGCTGAGATAGTCATTGAGAGAAAGTCATTAGCTGTCAGGTCTCCCTCTTACTTCCTTTCTGACAGATGTGTGCCAGAGTGTACTACACCCTATCTAGTGTTCTTTCTGTCAATAGTCAGCAACTGATATTACAGGTAAGTCATTCGCATCCAGAGAGTATGTGTTTGAGAGACAGCTATACATTTTTGTTTAGTTGTgcaccttccttccttccctccctccttccctccctccttccctccctccttccctccctccttccctccctccttccttccctccctccttccttccctccctccctccttccctccttcctttcctgcctccctccctccctccttcttgTCTGGAGTACATATGCTGTGGGAATTGCCTGTAGGTTTGGAGCTTTTTGGTGATCATGTGTGTACCAATGGGGAGAGCAGTTTTGCACTGCTAAAGACTCAGCTAAGAAATGCGCGATGCGATCGGGGGAAGGAAGGTGTCCTTGCCAGTTCTTGCTGACCCCTCTGTAGTGTCCTTTGAAAGAGGATTGCAGCCCTGTGGCAGGTCACAGCAGGTGCTGTTCCACTGGTTACCTTGGAGTGCAGACAGGATGTCCCTTGTGTGTGCTGCTTGTTGAACAGGGcctgttgtttttaatgcataCCCAGAGTGCAAGAGAGAATTTTCCAGAGgaaagcctggagaagaggcaTGGCACAGAGCATTGCTTGGCCAGGATCCGCTCAGAACTCCTAGAACTTTTAGCTGAGAGGCCTTTCTGAGCTTGAGAAGCTTTGTGTTCTTCGTGGTACATTGCTTTGTGTGTTTGGAGGCTTTCCATGTTGTCTGCATTGGGGGAATCCTAGGTGCATGTAGAGGAAGACCAGCTAAGCTCAGAGAGCCAAACTGGAGCATATTTTACATGAGACGTGGGGAGGCCTTCAACCAAGCAATCGCTAATAGCAAGGCCACCTGTGAGGTGTGATGAGCAGGGTCCTGTGCAGTCAAACTCTGTGTCCTCACTCCCTGTTGTCTTTGTGTCTTTTATGCTTGTGAAGCCATCTTCCAGTGCAGGTAAGTTGTTTATATTAAAGGAAGATGTGATCAATAGACAACTGTATGCTTTTTCACAGCTAGTTGTGATCCCTTTATATTGGATGTGGTGAGAGTTCCCTGGATATTACCCAGATTGGAGTAGTTACAATAGCGATGTGCATACCAGTGCAGGTATGATACACAGGAGGCTGAACTCAGATGGTGTAAATGAAACACAGCCTTTGTCTGGCTTTGCACAGACAAAGAGGCGAATTGAAGGtggagcagagaagagcagtgtAGGCAGGCGGTGGATTAGGCCCTGGATCTTTAGACAATGATCAGGAATCCTCCCACTGTTCTGCACCTGGCTTTACTGAAATGGGGAGAGAAGATAAGTGAAATTGAGACACTGGCTCCAGTATCTGACACCTGTGACATGCCATCTACGCATGGCAAGAGCAAATGGCAAACACAGATACCCCAAATACTGAAATCTCAGCCCTTATCTCATCCGATGGAAACATCTCACTGATAAATAATGTAGGTTGCTCACACCTGCTCCCACAGCATTTCCCACAGCACTACTCTTCTCACCTTCTGCCTCAGCTCCACCCACAGGGAAGTGGGTCAGATCAACATTCCCAGTTCTTCACTCTCACTTCACACTTGTTCCCTTTGAGAGCAGCAGGTGATCACCAGCAGGGTACATCACCGAACTGCTCTGTTCCCATGGGTGAGAGCAGTGGGGAGGACCTATCGATCGTGAGTGCAAGAAGGAGATCTGATTGCCACTTTCCTCCCTGTGCTCAGTCCTTGAAAGACAGATCAGCAGCCTGTGAAGTCACATATGTTTTCACTACAATCAAAGTGTATATGATCTAAAATGTATGTGTAAGAAGAACATGTGACCAGAGCACATCTGAAACTGTTAAGTAAAATGGAAAGGATCCCTAACAGGAAGAAATGGACATATTCACATTGCAGTAACCACAGTACATATCAAGGCACCGTAGTTCACCGTAAAAACACGTCTGAAAGATAGTTTGTGCCTCAGTGAAAAGCGGTGCGAGTACGGAATcggcaggggaaaaaaaccaacaacaagaacaaaaaaaaaacatcaacaaagGCGAAATACAACaatctgaaaaagaagtgaatCACAAGGaatgaggagaagaaaatggaaaacaaagccGAGGCGAACATACAGCTCGGTACCCAGAGAAGCACAGAGGCAATTCCCGCAGCGAGCCACATGATGCCGCTCTGAGATAAGGAACGCGCTACGCGATcgggggaaagggaggggaacaCCTTCCGGTGCCCgtggaaaagaaggcagagcAAGAGCGAGCGGCGCGGTGGAGGACGCGCGTCCCGTGAGGAAGGATTCTGTCGGCGAGCGCGGTCGGAGGGCTTGGAGCAGGCACGTCGGGAGGTGCGGGGCGTGGAGAAGGATCGGCGCAGCGGTGAGGGCGATGGTCGGCGTTGGAGCAGCGCGGCGGAGCTGGGCGGCCGCGGTGGTGGTGCTGCAGGCGGCCTGGGCGCTGGTCGGCGGGCAGGTGCGGTACTCGGTGCCGGAGGAAGCCGAGGCCGGCACGGTGGTGGGGCGGCTGGCGCAGGACCTGGGCCTGGAGGCGGGCGAGGCGGAGGCGCGGCGGCTGCGTCTGGtggcgcggggccggcgggcgAGCGTGGAGGTGAGCGGGGCGAGCGGGGCGCTGGTGGTGAGCTCGCGGCTGGACCGGGAGGAGCTGTGCGGGAAGAGCGCGCCGTGCGCCCTGCgtctggaggtgctgctggacCGGCCGCTGCGCGTCTTCCACGTGGAGGTGGAGGTCACCGACATCAACGACAATGCCCCGCGCTTCCCCACCGCCTACAAAAACATCAGCGTCCCGGAGAACTCCCCTCCCGGTTCTCGTTTCCCTCTGGAGGGCGCGTCGGATGCGGATATCGGTTCGAATGCGCAGGTCTCCTATACACTGAGCCCCTCCGAGCACTTCGCGCTGGAAGTGAAATCTATAGATGACAACAAAATCTCTGTAGCTTTGATTTTAACGCATCCTCTGGACCGCGAGTCGCTGTCCGAGCACCGCTTGGTGCTGACGGCGAGTGACGGGGGCAGGCCGGCGCTGACGGGCACGGTGCAGCTGGTGATCTCGGTGCTGGATGCGAACGACAACGCGCCGCAGTTCAACCAGTCGGTGTATAaagtgcagctgctggaagaCGCCGCGCCGGGAACACTCCTTCTGCAAATAACTGCAACAGACAAAGACGAGGGGATTAACCAGGAAGTCTATTATGCCTTTTCAGACACAGTTCCTGAGGACGTGAAGGAATTATTTATAATTGATGGAATATCTGGGAAAATGAGAACAGCAGGAGAACTGGATTTCGAAGATGTTCGATCATTCGACCTCGAAGTAGAGGCGAGAGATAACGGCATTCCTCCCTTGTCAGGACACTGCAAGGTTGTGGTGGAGGTGTTGGATGTGAACGACAACGCGCCAGAGGTGTGGGTGACGTCGCTGTCGGTGCCGGTGCCCGAGGACGCGGCGCTGGGGACGGTGGTGGCGCTGCTGAGCGTGTCGGACCGGGACTCGGGGCCGAACGGGCGGGTGCGCTGCGCGGTGCGGCCGCCGTCGCCGTTCGGGCTGGTGGCGACGTTCGCGGGCTCGTACTCGCTGGTGCTGCGGGAGGCGCTGGACCGGGAGCGGGTGTCGGAGTACGAGGTGGAGGTGCGTGCGGAGGACGGCGGGGCGCCGCCGCTGCGCGCCAGCCGCGGGCTGCGGGTGCCGGTGTCGGAcgtgaacgacaacgcgccggCGTTCGCGCAGGCCGTGTACACGGTGCTGGCGCGGGAGAACAACGCGGCGGGCGCGGAGCTGGCGCGGCTGTGGGCGCGGGACCCGGACGAGGCGGGCAACGGGCGCGTGAGCTACTCGGTGGCGGAGGGCGGCGCGGGCTCGGGCTCGGGGTGGCGTCCGGCGTCGAGCTACGTGTCGGTGGACGCGGAGAGCGGGCGCCTGCGTGCGCTGCGTCCGCTGGACTAcgaggagctgcaggtgctgcagttcGAGGTGCGGGCGGTGGACGCGGGGGAGCCGCCGCTGTGCGGCAACGCCACGGTGCAGCTGTTCGTGGTGGACGagaacgacaacgcgccggCGCTGCTGCCGCCTGCGGGCGGCGGGCCGTGGCCCTGGGCTGCGGGCGAGGCGGCGGAGCCGGGGTCGCGGCCGCCGGGCTCGGCGGGTTCGGCGGTGTCGTCGGGCTCGGCGGTGTCGTCGTGGTCGCTGTGGGCGCGGGCGTCGTGGGGCGCGCCGGCGGGGCAGGTGGTGGCGAAGATCCGCGCGGTGGACGCGGACTCGGGCTATAACGCGTGGCTGCGCTACGAGCTGCGGGAGCCGCGGGGCGAGGGCCCGTTCCGCGTGGGGCTGTACAGCGGCGAGGTGAGCACGGCGCGGGCGCTGGAGGAGGCGGACGGCCCGCGGCAGAGGCTGCTGATCGTGGTGCGGGACCACGGGGAGCCGCCGCGCTCGGCCACGGCCACGCTGAGCGTGTCGCTGGTGGAGGGCGCCGAGGCGGCGCTGGCGGCGGTGGGGGCGGTGTCGGTGTCGGCGggggcggggctgcggccggcgGCGAGCGCGGAGGGCGGATCTGCGGCGTCGGGAGCGTCGGCGGCGACGAACTTGTGGCTGGTGGTGGCCATCTGCGCGGTGTCGAGCCTGTTGGTGCTGGCGGTGGTGCTGTACGGGGCCGGGCGCTGGGCGCCGCGGGCGGCGGTGCTGGCGGGGCCCGGTCCGGCGACGCTGGTGTGCGCCAGCGAGGTGGGCAGCTGGTCGTACTCGCAGCGCCAGAGCCGGAGCCTGTGCGTGGCCACGGACGGCGCGGGCAAGAGCGACCTGATGGTGTTCAGCCCCAACTGCCCTCcggcgcccggccccgcgccgaaGGAGACGCCGCAGGAGCCTCCCTCTCTTCTGGACACGGTCAGTGCCTCTCGCGGCCTGCTCGCACCTTACTTCCtgcctcccttcctttccttctttttgctttcttcctgttttcttttcttttcttttctctgcttcctttctttccatccCATTCTTTTTGCAGGGACTTCGAGTTCTGAGTGTTCTGTTGAACCGCTGTTGAACTCTTTTCTTGAGGAGTAGCTGCTGGTGGCTTTGATGTTTGTGTCTGAGATGTGTGTTATGAGTGTGTTGTATGTGTAATTTTCTTCACATATGTTATGCTAGGACCTTGTTGTTGGGTCTTGTGGTGCTGATAGAAGAACGGTGGTGTCTTGCTGATGAtctgtcatctttttttctgtaacatgCGTAAGGCATGTGGTATTGGACTCTCTTCCACTTCAACTTACATCCATTCTTTGCTGTTCTACTTATGAGCCTATTTTGTGCAATTCTGTGAAGACCTTTATTTTACAATTGTATCTTAAAAAAAGGGCCATTCTGGTAGTGGTTGTCCACCGGGcagtttcctcttctttttatAATGTAGAGTGTGATTGTGTTGGTAACagggctgtttttttcctttgattctCCCTTGCAAGAGACACAACTCAATACACTGATTGTTATCTCAGCATGTTCTCTGTGTGCATGGTGTATCTCTATCTGCATCAGTTCATCAGACAAAGTCATGATGAATTTGGGAAAGCAGTGATGGACTTTTCCCGTATCCTTTCCAAACTTGCAAACTGTACTGGTTCTTGCCAATGCCTCTGTTGTTCCCTCTGAGAGAGTAGTGCAGGCGAGGTGCTGAGCCTGTTGAAGACCTTGGAGTGCTGACAGTGATATTGTTTTGATATGTTTTTTGTTCATCAGGTGAAATGATGCAAAGCAATGAATTTTTTGTTCCGAATGTTGGGAGAAGGTATGGCTCAGGGTACTTCTGTAACACTTTTCTCTGAAGTTAGCACTCAAGACCTGTTCAATGAAAATcgtttgctttttgtttaatttattatttttgccaTTATTTATTGGTGGGGACAAGTTTTGGGCTATAACCTGTCATATCCCGTTGCCGTATGTGGTTCTCAAGGGTGATTGTAGGTTGTGGAGCTGTTAGTGCGCAGGCTGTGTTTATTGGAGTTCtactcctgctgctgggcaggggaCTTTCATTGCTTGTGTTGctctttttcagaaggaaatcagTGCCTCGTCTGATTTGCCATGTCACAATGTTTTCCATAAATTCTGTTAGCTGATGGTGTGCTGCATTTCCAGATGGGACTGGTGAACGTCTGGAAGTCAGAAGGCTTGGTCTTGAGGCAACAGTCCAGCATGTAGTATTCACCATCATTGGCCCTGGCTATGTTGTTGTCAGTCAtagtttcttttgaaaaattctGTCCTCATCTTCTTCCATTGTTCTTGATGGTCATGCGATGCAAGGTGACAGTTGTGCCTGTAGAGTTTTCTGATTGTAGACTTGTGTTCTAGCAGATGTAGTTTATCCTCTTTAGATGTTCTTTCAGTAATTCAGGCTGAATTTGAATGAGGTGAGGCTGCTGAGGGCCTCATCCTTTCAAGGTCTGATTATTTCCGAAGAGGGCAGTTCAACACCTTCCTTATCCTGCTGTTCCTTTGCTTACCCGCTTCCTCACTGATATTTCAATTTCTGTACACTCTTGGTTTTCCTTCCTAGAATCATTCTGCATGTAGTCCGTTTTGGAAATGATGTGCAGTCTGGCCTTTCAGTCCTCTCTTTCTGAGCATGAACACGTGCTGCTCAAGTAGAAGGGGTTGCAAAGATGGAGTATCGTGAAATGAAgtccattcttttctttcacattctaAGATGCAGTTTTCTTGTAGGCAGCCACACCGGTGTAGCTGTGTTTACTTGCCACATCTCTGCTTTTGGCAGATCATGCTGGTGTCTCCCAAGTTTGTGTCATCAGAAACAGTGTCCTCCTTTTTACTGATCCTTCATAGAAATAGTGCTGATATGTGGATATCATTGGCATGTGGGTGTTTCTTTTTATACTCTTTTTACACTATCACTTTAATACCACAGGGAGTTTCCGGAGAGGATGACGTAGCACAAGCCATATTCTGTGTTCTATTTCCATGTATGATATTAGCGATTTGAAACAGGGGCTAATGGAAGAACAACGGGAGGTAGGACAAAtaatgaaagaacagttttgcCATGGTCGGCGAACACTGTTAAAGTGTGAGACTGCAGAGGGCGTTGCAGTGTCGTTTCAATATATGCTGTGGTGCCAGGCTTTCTTATCTCCCGTGAGTGCTGATAAGAACAATGTGATTCTTTCTGTGTGCCTTAAAAACATGTTGCAAAGGGGTGAGCAGTTCCTCCCACCAGATGCAGTCTCTTGCTCTGGCACCTGCCTGATGTAGGAAATGTGTTTGGTAATGGGATGTGAGATGCAGAATGCTGTGTACTTTCTGAGAATGTTCCCCCCAAGTATTGGGAAAGATACTCGCAGCAGTGCCAGTTCTAATGCCGCAATCTATAAGAAGTCAGATGTAATTCTTCTTATAATTTCCATACGTGATTACTTGGAAGGTGAGAACGTTCAGAGTGCAGTTCATGCTGCTGGAAAGAGCCTGGCAGACagtgtgtgtttctgcagctaCCCAGCTGTTTGTGCTGTCAGTGATGAGGGAAGGTGAAGATCTGCACTTCCATGGGTCGTGATCAGGGTGGGGCCTAGAGCCGTGTCCAGATGGTGGAGTGGATCAGTGTGCAGGTGTTGTGATAGTGATCGTGTGAACTGTACCCAGTATGGCCTGGGTGTTTGATCCTTGGGAGTCCTTAGCAGTGAAGTGTCTTGTGTGAGGGAAATGATGATGATGCTTGGTAGATTGTGTGGTGAACCAGTGGCCAAGAGCTGGAAATGGTTGACTGGAGATACTATTTGCCATGGCCTGGGATAGAGGTTGCAAGAATTAATTGTGGAGAAGAGGCTACGTACTCTCTGGTGCTCTGAGCAGTCTTGTTCTGTCTCCTCATTTGCTGTTGTATTTGTGGTGTTCCTGCTTGTGAAGTCATTTTCCATATGTTCCTTTATTCACTTGTGTTTGAATGTGGGATGCTGTTTCTCCTACAGGAGTTTTTCCCAGCGTTGATGATTCTGGCTGATGTCTCTGAACCTCCCTGTGATCTTCACTCTGCTCCTATTCCTCCTTGGGATGGAAGGaagtgctttcttttattaaagATGCTGGCAAACCGTATGCTTAATTGAAGTACAATGGgatctttcagctttttctctcCCGATATAAGGATGTCctcctctgttttttgtttttgttttcttttctcacatttGAAATAAGTTGTTGAGAGTAGATGAGATGCAGTGTGTTGAGTTCTGACTGCTGTCAGATTGGACACCTTTGAGCAGCTGGCCGTGAGCCAGGGTTCTGGATTTTCTAGTTCAGTGAGCTGAGGTTGTGATGAAGAGAATTTTATTAGATTTCAGCTTTCCCTTTTGCTTCCATTCTGGTAGATGTGCTCCAGGGAAAACCTCACACTAATCTGTGATagcattctttttcttaataagCATACAGCCACTACTACAGCCATACTTAAGGTAagtttttcaaattaaaaaaaatatatatgcattcaGTAGACAGCTGTACGTTTTGCACTGTTTAGTTATGGTCTTTTTATGTTGATGGAGTGTGTCTTTTTGATGCATTGTCACGTTGGTTTTAACCTTCTGGTAGTCATGTGTGTACCAGTGCAGCTAATATACCATGACCCAAGGGAAGGAAGAGTTCATCTTTGCATTTTGAATCTGAATTCAGGTGGTATAAATGAAACTCTACTGGCACCATATGCATCTGGACTCCTGATGTCTTTACTTTTCCATTAAGACTGGCAGTCTTCAGTACTTCAATGGCAGACTTCCACATGAAATGGTGATAAATTGGAGCATGAAAGCAAAGAGGACTGTAAGCCAAAGCATGTTGCTTGTCTCTGAACcgtgttttctgtgtttgtgagTTGTAAGGGATGAAGATGCAAGTTTCTCTCCACCTTGGCCtgactgctgctgttgtgcagagcAGGTGGTAGTGAATGCAATAGGTGGCAGAGAAGAGGTGTGTAGGTAGGTGGTGGATTTTTCCATGTAAGTTAAGATGCATGCAGTGCTTTTCAGGGATGTGGGAGAGGAGAACGATAATGTTTAGCTGCTGACTCCGGCATCCTTACCCACTAGCGTGTCTGTAGCAAATAGTGAGgaaaaatggcaaaaagaaaatacacataaaaatggaaaatccaAGAACTCAAAACCCAAAACGTCAACTTTGTCTGAAGGAAGCATCTCTCCAGTAACATAGCTTGTTTGCACTTCTGTTCACCCATGCTCAGTGCATCTCCTCTCACCTCCACCTCTACTGGTTCCCATCTGCAGGGAAGCTGAAGCTGACTGGCATTACCAACGCTTCTCTCTCTCCTTACACATCTTCCCTTTGAACACATCACAGCAAGGTCCCTATGGCCTTGAACTGCCAACAGAGCAGGTGGGCAGCAGAGAATCCCTCCTGGAGGAGTGCTTCACCAAACTACCCTGTTTCCATGGAAGAGAGCACTGGGAATGAATCCATCGTCCAAAATCAAtgcacacaaatccatgggcccCAATGTGATGCACACACGTGCGGTGAGGAAGCTGGCAGAAGTGACATCCAAACCACTCTTAAGGATGTTCGAAGGGTCTCCAGGTGCTTGGTTCAGTATTGCTCGGCAACTTCTTCAGTTACCTGGATGAAGGCATAGAATCTACtaccctcagcaggtttgctgatgatacaaagctgctGAGAGCATCTGCgacaccagaaggctgtgctgccattta from Gallus gallus isolate bGalGal1 chromosome 13, bGalGal1.mat.broiler.GRCg7b, whole genome shotgun sequence harbors:
- the PCDHA4 gene encoding protocadherin alpha-4 precursor yields the protein MVGVGAARRSWAAAVVVLQAAWALVGGQVRYSVPEEAEAGTVVGRLAQDLGLEAGEAEARRLRLVARGRRASVEVSGASGALVVSSRLDREELCGKSAPCALRLEVLLDRPLRVFHVEVEVTDINDNAPRFPTAYKNISVPENSPPGSRFPLEGASDADIGSNAQVSYTLSPSEHFALEVKSIDDNKISVALILTHPLDRESLSEHRLVLTASDGGRPALTGTVQLVISVLDANDNAPQFNQSVYKVQLLEDAAPGTLLLQITATDKDEGINQEVYYAFSDTVPEDVKELFIIDGISGKMRTAGELDFEDVRSFDLEVEARDNGIPPLSGHCKVVVEVLDVNDNAPEVWVTSLSVPVPEDAALGTVVALLSVSDRDSGPNGRVRCAVRPPSPFGLVATFAGSYSLVLREALDRERVSEYEVEVRAEDGGAPPLRASRGLRVPVSDVNDNAPAFAQAVYTVLARENNAAGAELARLWARDPDEAGNGRVSYSVAEGGAGSGSGWRPASSYVSVDAESGRLRALRPLDYEELQVLQFEVRAVDAGEPPLCGNATVQLFVVDENDNAPALLPPAGGGPWPWAAGEAAEPGSRPPGSAGSAVSSGSAVSSWSLWARASWGAPAGQVVAKIRAVDADSGYNAWLRYELREPRGEGPFRVGLYSGEVSTARALEEADGPRQRLLIVVRDHGEPPRSATATLSVSLVEGAEAALAAVGAVSVSAGAGLRPAASAEGGSAASGASAATNLWLVVAICAVSSLLVLAVVLYGAGRWAPRAAVLAGPGPATLVCASEVGSWSYSQRQSRSLCVATDGAGKSDLMVFSPNCPPAPGPAPKETPQEPPSLLDTPKHPNPDWRYSASLRAGMQRVLCIWRRQGSYVEDQEGLTSSGQQSPVLLQPEAGEVSPPVGAGVNSNSWTFKFGPSNSKQGGPGELPDKFIIPGSPAIISIRQEPPNSQIDKSDFITFGKKEETKKKKKKKKGNKTQEKKEKGNSTTENSDQ